The genomic segment GGTTGCTGTAGCCGGGGATGGAGGTTGCGGAGCCCTCCTTGCCCGAGGTGGCCCCGACGCAGATCACCCCCGCGTAGGCCGCCGGGTAGTAGACCGCTCCGTAGCCGTTGCCCGAGGCGATCACGACGGTGACCCCCTTGGCCATGTCGTAGGCCAGCACGTCGGCCAAGAGCTGGCTGGGCTCGGGACCGCCCACCGAGAGGTTGATGACGTCGGCCCCCGCGTCGGCCGCGTCCTTGAGGCCCTGGGCGATCGCGAAGTCCGAGCCCGAGCCGTCGGCGCGCATGACCTTGACCGGCAGGATGGAGACGCCGGGGGCGACCCCCACCATGCCGCCGTTGTCGCCCGCGGCCCCCAGGATCCCGGCCACGTGGGTGCCGTGGCCGTTGCCGTCCTTGAAGGCGTAGGGGGTGTTGCCGGTGCCGAGGGTGGTGTCGCCCTCCACCTCGTCGATATAGAAGGGGGCGCCCTCCGAGGTGCTCGCGACGCGCGTGGAGAGCTTGGGATAGTTCTCGAAGATCCCCGCCGGCACCCTGGCGATGTTGGGGGCGAGATCCGGGTGGCTCGCGTCCACGCCGGTGTCCACCACGGCGACCGTCACGCCCTTGCCGGGCGGCGAGGCCTGCGAGGCGGTGGCGAAGCTCGTGGAGTTCCAGGCCGCGTTCATGTCGATCCCGCGCTGTGCGCGCAGGTACCACTGGTACTGGCTGCTGGCCTCGCTCGGAGCGTAGGCCTGGGTCCGGCGCACGTAGTTGGGCTCGGCGTACTCGAAGGCCTCATGGCGGCTCAGGGCACTGCGCAGGGCCGCCGCGTCGCCCTGGATGGTCCAGCGCTCGGTGTCGGGCAGGATGGCGTCGACCTGCTGGACGCCGTGGGTGAGCCGCAGGGCCTCGCGTTCGCTTTGGCCGGTCTCGGCCTTGAACTTGACGATGAGCTCACCTTCGACCTGGGGGCTCGCCGAGCGCGAGGCCCCGGGGGCGGTGCCCCAGAAGGCCTGACAGCCGGTGACGGCCAAGGTGAGGGCGAGTGCCGCCCCGAAGAACCTCCCCCCCCTGGATGGGGGGGGCGAGGGGGGGGTGATCTCGAACGCCTTGGCCCAAGGGCGGGCAGCTAAGGACACGAAGGCCTCCTGGGAGTGGATCCGGACAACCCTTCTTTACCCAGAACGGCCGATCCTGGAACGGCGGCCGCCGATTCACGCTACCAGAGGAAGAGATCCGAGATGAAGGCCCCGTTGCTCGCCTCTTCCAGGTTGCTCGCCTTGCCCTGGGTGCCGGGGCTTGCCCAGGCCGAGGTGTCGCCGAGGGCGATCACCAGGCCCCGCCCGTAGGGGCGGGCCGCCACGACGGTGAAGTCGCCGCTGACGATCGAACTCACCCGGTAGCCCTCCTGGCCGAGGCTCGAAAGGCGCACGGCGGGCGGCGGGGCAAAGAGGGAGCAGGCTTCGTACAGCTTCAGGCCGCCGCTCACCGCACCGGGGGTCGGCAGGGCGCCGGGGCTCACCGGCACGCTCACCCATGCCGACGGGCTCGCCGTGCCGAGTCGTACCTGGTCCGCGTTGAAGCCGAGGCCGTAGGGGATGGCGATCTTGTTGAGGGCCGCGGGCGAGTAGTCGCCGAAGCCGCCCCACTCGCCCATCAGGACGAGCTTGCCGCCCCCCGCGACGAAGGCGCGCAGGCGCTCGACGGTGGCGTCGGTTGCATAGGCGTCCCTGGGGCTCGAAACCACCCGTACCGCGGCGTCGGCGTCGGCCGAGACGGTGACGAAGCCCTCGCTCGTAAGGCGCGTCTGGAGCGCCGAGAGGGCATTGCCCACGGTGGTGCCCGCGAAGGTCTGGGTGGCGTTCTCGAAAGAGACGGTCTTGGCCGCCGTCGGGGCCGAGACATCGCCGAGGGCCACCTCGCTCGCGCCCACGGTGATTTCCCGGGTCACGGTCGCGTAGCCGGTCTTGGAGACGGAAAGGGTCTGGGCGCCCGCGGGGGCCCCCTTGAGCGTGAACCGGCCGGTGGCGTCGGCGAAGGCGTAGGCCTCGCCCACGCTGATCCGAGCACCCGCGAGCGGCTTGCCGTCGGCGCCGAGGGCGCGGCCCGTCACGTCGCCGCCCGATGGCACAAGCGAGACGACGAGGGTCGGCGGCGCCTGGGGATCGAGGGTGAGGGGCTCGGATAGCTGGGGCACGCAGCCCGGGGCCTCGATCCGGACGCGGTAGCTGCCCTTCTCGAGGGGCTGGAGGGTGAGGTCGAGGCTCGAGGTGGTGCCGTAGGCGAGCGTCGGGCCCATGACCGTCACCCGGGCGCCCGAGACCCGCTCGCCGGATCCGGCCTTGAGGGCGCGCACGGTGAGGCGCCCGCCCGCGATCGCGGTCCCCGACGCGAAGACCTGGCCGGTCCTGGGGTCGAAGACCTGCCGGGCGAAGACGTCCGGCCCCTTGGTGATGGGCTCGAGGGCCACGGGCCCGCCGCCCCAGCAGGCGGTGAGCAAGAGCGGGGCGATCGCCCAGCATCCCTTGAGCCTCATGGCGTGGTCGCCCCGTCGTGCGAGGTGCCGATGAGCGCGGCTTCGGGCTGGACGAGGCCGAAGCCCGCGTCCTCGTTGAAGCCGCCGTTGAGAGGCTTGGCCGAGGCGACCAGGCGCGCACGGACCTGGGCGGGGCTGAGCGACTGGCCGCGGGCCTTGGCATCGGCGACGATCAGCGCCGCCACCCCGCTCACCACGGGGGTCGCCATGGAGGTGCCGCTCTGCACCCCGTACTTCTCGGACTTGCCGTAGTTGATGCTCAGGAAGTAGGGATAGGTCGGCAGAGTCGAGTAGATGCCCCGAGCCGGATCCGAGCTGGAGTCGCCCCCCGGCGCCACCACGGCCTGCTCGGGGCCGTAGTTGCTGTAGGTGGCGACTGACGTGTTGGTGGCGGTGGCCCCCACCGCGATCACCCCGGTGTAGGCCGCCGGGTAGTAGACCTTGGTGTGGTCGTTGCCCGAGGCGATGATGAAGGTCTTGCCCTTGGCGATGCCATCGGCGATCGCCTCGGCCAGCACCGGGCTCGGCGCGGGGCCGCCCACCGAGAAGTTGATGATGTCGGCGCCCGCGTCGATGGCGGCCTTGAAGCCCTTGGCGATGGTGAAGTCGTCGCCGTTGCCGTCGGCGCGCATGACCTTGACCGGCAGGATCTTGGCGCCGGGGGCCACCCCCACCACGGTGCCGTTGCCCGCGAGGATCCCGGCCACGTGCGTGCCGTGGCCGTTGCCGTCCTTGAGGCGAAAGTCCTTGTCGGTGCCGTCCGGCCCGTCGCCCACCTCGTCGATGAACTTCTTGCCGCCCACGTCGGTGCCGCTGACGATGTTGGCGTTCAGGTCGGGATGGCTCGTGTCCACCCCGGTGTCGACCACCGCCACCACCACGTCCTTGCCGGGCGGGGTCACCTGGCTCTTGCTCCAGGCGGTGCCCACGTCGATCCCCCTGTCGGGGCGCAGGTACCACTGGGTGGTGGGCGGGGTGCCACCGCTCTGGTAGGCCTGGGTGTGGCGCAGGTAGTTGGGCTGGGCGTAGGCGATCGCCCCCTCGCGTAAGAGCGCCTGGACCGCGGCCTCCGGCGACTGGCTTTGCAGGCGCCAGCGCTCGGTACCGGGCTTCAGGGCGTCGGTGCCGCTCACGCCGTAGCGCGCGCGCAGCGCCTCGCGCTCGGCTTCGGAGCTCCCGGGCCTGAACTTGACCACGAGCTCCTGGCCGCTGGCCGGGTACGGCGCGGCGCCCGGCGTCGTGACGCCGGCGGGCGGCGTCTGGCAGCCCGCGAGAACGGCGAGCCCGACGCCGAGGGTTAGGAGGTGACGGTGGCGCTGAGGACGCTTGGGCATAATCTCAAGATCCTTGCGGCCGTGTCGGCCGATGACTTGGGGGTGGGGGAGAGCCGCACGCAGCCCTCGGGGGTCTGCGAGAGGATGGGGGTGCCGTAGACCAGGCTCACGAGCGCTGCGCTCGCGCCCGGCGCGAGCTGCACCTCGACGGTGCCGGTGCCCGCGGCCTGAGGCGCCGGCTCGGGGACTGCGGGCATCATGTCGGGCAGGAGGGGCACCGAGACCTTGTGGTTGGGCTCGGCGTACTCGACCAGGCCGCTGGCCTCGTACACCCGTTGCATGGCCTCGACCGTGCGGCTTGCCGGCAGCTTGAGGCGCCACACCTCGATCCCCGAGATCTTGTCGAGGGCCGTGACGCCCTGCTGGGCGTTGAAGGCGTCGATCTGCGCCTGGCTCACGCCGCGCTTGAACTTGACCAGGAGCTCGCCCTCGACGTAGTTGCGCTCGCTGGGGCGAGGAGAGGTGCCGCCGCCGGGAGCGGGCCAGACCTGGGCCACGTAGGGCAGGGTGGAGAAGAGGGTGGCGTAGTCGTCGCGATTGCCGCGCTCGCCGATCCCGAAGCGCCAGGTGTGCGCGCCCTCGGCCTGATAGGCTCCCTTGAGGCCGAGCACGATGTCCACCGTCTTGACGAAGTAGGGGCCCACCTCGGGCGTGAAGCGCACGAGCACCTGGTCGGCGGCGACCGCAGGGGGCTTGGCGTCGGCGCGCGGCTTGGCGCTCACGGCCATGGCCTTGCCGCTGGGCAGGAGCGCGGCCAGCACGAAGGCGCAGGCTCCGAGGAGCAGGATGGGGCGAACAGGGGCCATGCGTGCCTTCCTTTCCGATCTCTATTGTACCCTAGC from the Pantanalinema sp. genome contains:
- a CDS encoding S8 family serine peptidase, coding for MSLAARPWAKAFEITPPSPPPSRGGRFFGAALALTLAVTGCQAFWGTAPGASRSASPQVEGELIVKFKAETGQSEREALRLTHGVQQVDAILPDTERWTIQGDAAALRSALSRHEAFEYAEPNYVRRTQAYAPSEASSQYQWYLRAQRGIDMNAAWNSTSFATASQASPPGKGVTVAVVDTGVDASHPDLAPNIARVPAGIFENYPKLSTRVASTSEGAPFYIDEVEGDTTLGTGNTPYAFKDGNGHGTHVAGILGAAGDNGGMVGVAPGVSILPVKVMRADGSGSDFAIAQGLKDAADAGADVINLSVGGPEPSQLLADVLAYDMAKGVTVVIASGNGYGAVYYPAAYAGVICVGATSGKEGSATSIPGYSNRGPEVSLVAPGGSSGVGDASKFNDGIYSTLPTYSFYESGRLPLNYGVLSGTSMATPVVSGVAALVIADARARGQSLSPSQVRARLIATAKPLSAGGFSNETGYGLVDPLKALQWSAAGGTP
- a CDS encoding carboxypeptidase-like regulatory domain-containing protein; amino-acid sequence: MRLKGCWAIAPLLLTACWGGGPVALEPITKGPDVFARQVFDPRTGQVFASGTAIAGGRLTVRALKAGSGERVSGARVTVMGPTLAYGTTSSLDLTLQPLEKGSYRVRIEAPGCVPQLSEPLTLDPQAPPTLVVSLVPSGGDVTGRALGADGKPLAGARISVGEAYAFADATGRFTLKGAPAGAQTLSVSKTGYATVTREITVGASEVALGDVSAPTAAKTVSFENATQTFAGTTVGNALSALQTRLTSEGFVTVSADADAAVRVVSSPRDAYATDATVERLRAFVAGGGKLVLMGEWGGFGDYSPAALNKIAIPYGLGFNADQVRLGTASPSAWVSVPVSPGALPTPGAVSGGLKLYEACSLFAPPPAVRLSSLGQEGYRVSSIVSGDFTVVAARPYGRGLVIALGDTSAWASPGTQGKASNLEEASNGAFISDLFLW
- a CDS encoding S8 family serine peptidase, whose translation is MPKRPQRHRHLLTLGVGLAVLAGCQTPPAGVTTPGAAPYPASGQELVVKFRPGSSEAEREALRARYGVSGTDALKPGTERWRLQSQSPEAAVQALLREGAIAYAQPNYLRHTQAYQSGGTPPTTQWYLRPDRGIDVGTAWSKSQVTPPGKDVVVAVVDTGVDTSHPDLNANIVSGTDVGGKKFIDEVGDGPDGTDKDFRLKDGNGHGTHVAGILAGNGTVVGVAPGAKILPVKVMRADGNGDDFTIAKGFKAAIDAGADIINFSVGGPAPSPVLAEAIADGIAKGKTFIIASGNDHTKVYYPAAYTGVIAVGATATNTSVATYSNYGPEQAVVAPGGDSSSDPARGIYSTLPTYPYFLSINYGKSEKYGVQSGTSMATPVVSGVAALIVADAKARGQSLSPAQVRARLVASAKPLNGGFNEDAGFGLVQPEAALIGTSHDGATTP